Proteins from a genomic interval of Liolophura sinensis isolate JHLJ2023 chromosome 3, CUHK_Ljap_v2, whole genome shotgun sequence:
- the LOC135463529 gene encoding angiopoietin-related protein 7-like, with protein sequence MSPPDKLDLWNLYDATVEKFFVVRNSVIDAQNDLGRVNDAEPEDCAARCLELDTCQSFEYKAEHRKCDLSSARIEDNELIRSVHGWEIYAMFPNRAQVAKLTKTIESHVSETAELQAALESVQADIKKTERLLQNATAQVDTMMDERDGLAQDMDTLVALLQSSNDTLAEVMASYEELTQARDDLEETLSQQEAQITDLESSASSLTESVGFKDDTLRKIYAAKADTEAELAEVNGEVSILQSRVTSLNQQIQRLETELDAADDPEVYTARDCYELYKLHGVREDGVYDIYPFGLTGKSVKAFCYMGDGGGWTVIQRRDIASGCAQKFDKSWNEYKNGFGDAGSDYWLGNDAISSLTTRHSELKVYIKTSVGQLRYSHYRDFQMDSSSRNFKLKSVRYIAGNAGDQLTYLRNYSFGTKDRENNNNRCSSTQNGGFWFKTTRYCAKSGWWGSCSRYQYSCSTTNVNARTPSWSQASNWSLMRIRTQ encoded by the exons ATGTCACCACCAGACAAGCTTGATCTTTGGAACCTGTACGACGCAA CTGTGGAGAAGTTCTTTGTCGTGCGGAACTCGGTGATTGACGCCCAGAACGACCTTGGGCGTGTGAATGACGCTGAGCCAGAAGACTGCGCCGCTAGGTGTCTGGAACTTGACACCTGTCAATCATTTGAGTACAAGGCGGAGCACCGGAAGTGCGACCTGTCGTCTGCTCGCATCGAGGACAATGAGCTGATCCGCAGCGTCCACGGCTGGGAGATTTACGCCATGTTTCCAA ACAGAGCTCAAGTCGCCAAACTCACAAAGACCATCGAGTCTCACGTCAGTGAAACTGCCGAACTTCAGGCAGCCCTGGAAAGCGTCCAAGCTGATATCAAGAAAACGGAACGCCTCCTTCAGAACGCAACTGCGCAG GTTGACACCATGATGGACGAGCGGGACGGGTTGGCTCAGGATATGGACACCCTCGTGGCTCTGCTCCAGTCCTCTAACGACACTCTCGCCGAGGTGATGGCATCCTACGAGGAACTGACCCAGGCACGTGACGATTTGGAGGAGACCCTCAGCCAACAGGAGGCTCAG ATCACCGACTTGGAATCCTCTGCCTCGTCCTTGACCGAGTCGGTCGGGTTCAAGGACGATACCCTGAGGAAGATCTACGCAGCCAAGGCCGATACTGAGGCCGAGCTTGCAGAGGTCAATGGCGAGGTCAGCATCCTGCAGTCACGTGTCACGAGCTTGAACCAGCAAATACAACGTCTCGAGACTGAGCTAGACGCCGCAGACGATCCGGAAGTGTACACTGCACGTGACTGTTACGAGTTGTACAAGCTTCATGGCGTCAGGGAGGATGGTGTTTATGACATCTATCCATTCGGCCTCACCGGCAAGTCTGTGAAGGCTTTCTGTTACATGGGTGACGGCGGTGGATGGACG GTTATTCAACGCAGAGACATAGCAAGTGGATGTGCCCAGAAATTCGACAAATCTTGGAATGAATACAAAAACGGATTTGGAGACGCCGGCAGCGATTATTGGCTGG GTAATGACGCCATTTCCTCCCTGACGACGCGTCACTCCGAACTTAAGGTGTACATCAAGACGAGTGTTGGTCAGCTCCGATACTCGCATTACAGGGATTTCCAGATGGACTCCAGCAGCCGCAACTTTAAGCTGAAGTCAGTTCGCTACATCGCAGGAAATGCAG gCGATCAATTGACTTACCTGCGAAACTACAGCTTCGGCACAAAggacagagaaaacaacaacaacagatgtaGTAGTACACAAAATGGCGGCTTTTGGTTTAAGACCACGAGATACTGCGCCAAATCTGGCTGGTGGGGATCCTGTAGTCGCTATCAGTACAGCTGTTCTACCACCAACGTGAACGCCAGGACGCCATCTTGGTCCCAGGCCTCTAACTGGTCTCTCATGAGGATCCGCACTCAGTAA